The following is a genomic window from Artemia franciscana chromosome 4, ASM3288406v1, whole genome shotgun sequence.
gacacaactacaatggcgcgtaactaatatggcgcgtaacgacttacgcgcgcgggggggcttgggggggggggcgcgaagcgcccccaccaactaggtgttggggtggcgcgaagcgccaccccaacagctagtatatatatatatatatatatatatatatatatatatatatatatatatatatatatatatatatatatatatatatatatatttatatttatatttgtcaTGGCacagtttttttaaacataagatCAGTTAACAACTGCACACAGTACGACAGGGAAAACATTTTAAGGGGCTCAAGCCCAATAATTCTCCTCCCCCCAGGGATACGGTCTTGCTACCTTCTCCCTGCCCAAAAGTATTCGccgattccaaaaaataaatcgaTACTTTTTTCCAGACTCGTGCACTAGGTATCAGCGGTGATATGAAAGGGGATGGATTTCAAAATGGAGGCGTTTTGATTGTTGAAAAAGGAGGGAagttattatattattacaaaCAGGATAATCCTGCTGACCATGTGGCCAATGAAAAGATACTTGAGGTAAGTCCAAGTAATTTTTGTTAGGATTTGAAGGCACAATCAGTGTTTTCGTT
Proteins encoded in this region:
- the LOC136026225 gene encoding prostamide/prostaglandin F synthase-like → MITALFAKVARDAMSKTRALGISGDMKGDGFQNGGVLIVEKGGKLLYYYKQDNPADHVANEKILEVLGIDNTNSVPAQKSDESSAAECTDACSFDGKK